A region of Athene noctua chromosome 12, bAthNoc1.hap1.1, whole genome shotgun sequence DNA encodes the following proteins:
- the RAB24 gene encoding ras-related protein Rab-24 produces MSGRRVDAKVVLLGQEGVGKSSLVERCAHRRFRPGPYQNTIGAAFVAKVMSVGDQTVTLGIWDTAGSERYEAMSRIYYRGARAAVVCYDLTDSSSFQRAKFWVNELQNCEEGCRIYLCGTKSDLLEEDRRKRGVDFHDVQDYADEIKAELFETSSKTGQSVDELFQKVAEDYVHFTAFQVMTEEKGVDLGQRSGAYFYSCCHH; encoded by the exons atgAGCGGGCGGCGGGTGGACGCCaaggtggtgctgctggggcaggagggggtgggCAAGAGCAGCCTGGTGGAGCGCTGCGCCCACCGCCGCTTCCGGCCCGGGCCCTACCAGAAC aCGATCGGGGCCGCCTTCGTGGCCAAGGTGATGTCTGTGGGGGACCAGACGGTGACTCTGGGCATCTGG GACACGGCTGGCTCGGAGCGCTACGAGGCCATGAGCCGCATCTACTACCGTGGGGCACGGGCCGCCGTCGTCTGCTACG ATCTCACTGACAGCAGCAGTTTCCAACGTGCCAAGTTCTGGGTGAATGAGCTGCAGAACTGCGAGGAG GGCTGCCGGATCTACCTGTGCGGCACCAAGAGTGACCTGCTGGAAGAGGACAGGAGGAAGAGAGGGGTCGACTTCCACGACGTGCAGGATTACGCTGACG AGATCAAGGCAGAGCTCTTCGAGACCTCTAGCAAGACAGGCCAGAGTGTGG ATGAGCTGTTCCAGAAGGTGGCCGAAGACTATGTCCACTTCACCGCCTTCCAGGTGATGACAG AGGAGAAGGGCGTTGACCTGGGCCAGAGGAGCGGTGCCTACTTCtacagctgctgccaccactga
- the PRELID1 gene encoding PRELI domain-containing protein 1, mitochondrial isoform X2 yields the protein MGKYCASLGVLKGPWDQVFAAFWQRYPNPYSKHVLTEDIVHREVTADHKLLSRRLLTKTNRMPRWAERFFPANVAHSVYILEDSIVDPKNRTMTTFTWNINHARLMVVEERCVYQVNPENSNWTEVKREAWVSSSLFGVSRAVQEFGLARFKSNVTKSTKGFEYVLARMQAKEATEKAKETALAATEKAKDLASKAATKKKQYV from the exons ATGGGGAAGTACTGCGCCAGCCTGGGCGTCCTCAAGGGGCCCTGGGACCAGGTCTTCGCCGCCTTCTGGCAGCGCTACCCCAACCCCTACAG CAAACATGTCCTGACCGAAGACATCGTACACCGGGAGGTGACGGCGGACCACAAGCTGCTCTCCCGGCGGCTCCTGACCAAGACCAACCGGATGCCCCGCTGGGCAGAGCGCTTCTTCCCAGCCAACGTCGCCCACTCCGTCTACATCCTGGAGGACTCTATCGTGGACCCCAAGAACCGAACCATGACCACGTTCACCTGGAACATCAACCACGCCCGTCTCATG GTGGTGGAGGAACGTTGTGTGTACCAGGTGAACCCGGAGAACAGCAACTGGACCGAGGTCAAGCGGGAGGCCTGGGTCTCTTCCAGCCTGTTTGGCGTCTCGCGGGCTGTCCAG GAGTTTGGTCTGGCCAGGTTCAAAAGCAACGTGACCAAGAGCACTAAGGGATTTGAATACGTGCTAGCAAGAATGCAAG CCAAGGAAGCAACCGAAAAAGCCAAGGAGACAGCTCTGGCTGctacagagaaagcaaaggatTTGGCAAGCAAAGCAGCCACTAAGAAGAAGCAGTACGTGTGA
- the PRELID1 gene encoding PRELI domain-containing protein 1, mitochondrial isoform X1 has product MGKYCASLGVLKGPWDQVFAAFWQRYPNPYSKHVLTEDIVHREVTADHKLLSRRLLTKTNRMPRWAERFFPANVAHSVYILEDSIVDPKNRTMTTFTWNINHARLMVVEERCVYQVNPENSNWTEVKREAWVSSSLFGVSRAVQEFGLARFKSNVTKSTKGFEYVLARMQGEAPSKTLVETAKEATEKAKETALAATEKAKDLASKAATKKKQYV; this is encoded by the exons ATGGGGAAGTACTGCGCCAGCCTGGGCGTCCTCAAGGGGCCCTGGGACCAGGTCTTCGCCGCCTTCTGGCAGCGCTACCCCAACCCCTACAG CAAACATGTCCTGACCGAAGACATCGTACACCGGGAGGTGACGGCGGACCACAAGCTGCTCTCCCGGCGGCTCCTGACCAAGACCAACCGGATGCCCCGCTGGGCAGAGCGCTTCTTCCCAGCCAACGTCGCCCACTCCGTCTACATCCTGGAGGACTCTATCGTGGACCCCAAGAACCGAACCATGACCACGTTCACCTGGAACATCAACCACGCCCGTCTCATG GTGGTGGAGGAACGTTGTGTGTACCAGGTGAACCCGGAGAACAGCAACTGGACCGAGGTCAAGCGGGAGGCCTGGGTCTCTTCCAGCCTGTTTGGCGTCTCGCGGGCTGTCCAG GAGTTTGGTCTGGCCAGGTTCAAAAGCAACGTGACCAAGAGCACTAAGGGATTTGAATACGTGCTAGCAAGAATGCAAG GAGAAGCTCCATCCAAAACACTGGTGGAAACAGCCAAGGAAGCAACCGAAAAAGCCAAGGAGACAGCTCTGGCTGctacagagaaagcaaaggatTTGGCAAGCAAAGCAGCCACTAAGAAGAAGCAGTACGTGTGA